AAATCTTTGTCCAATCATAACAGAGTGTCGTTACCCGTATAGTGATTTATTTGCGGATTATCCTTTTATTCTGACAACTTTTCGATCTGTTGTGGTGCCGTATTTCGTTTGAACTTTCTCACCTTTTTTTGCCGATTGTTATGATCGGCATTTATTTTGCTGCATAGCTGTGCCGATACTTTGTTGCTGCAAAAGTGGGTTCAATGCCCCTGTTTTCGCGTTCAGAAGATTAGGGGTGGGGCAGTAGACACTGTTCTCAGGTGAGCGTTTTGTAGCCGATATTCAATGTGATGAAACAAACACAAGGAGGGAAAATGAACGTAGGGTTGTCTGTCAGTCGTTATTTGTTGTCCGTAATGTTGAGTAGTGTTCTGTGTGTGTCTGTGTGTTGGGCCTCCGGTCACGAGGAACCTTCAGTGGGCCATGCCAGCTCGGCTGAAGCGGTGGCGAAGGGCAAACCGTCGCCCGATGAAGCGATTAAGCTTTTGCAACAAGGCAATAAACGTTTTGTGACTGGGGAATCTCGACATCCCCATATGGATTCAGCGCGCATTATTCAAGCTGGCCGTGAAGACCAAGGGGATCATGCCTATGCGACGGTGATTACCTGTTCAGACTCACGTGTGCCGGTCGAGTTGATTTTTGATGCAGGGATTATGGATATTTTCGTGATTCGTGTTGCCGGAAACGTTGTTGATGTTGATGAGGCCGGGTCGATCGAATATGGCTTGTCTCACGTCAACACACCTGTTCTTGTAGTGCTGGGACACACCCAATGTGGTGCAGTGACTGCGGTGACTGCAGCCATGACTGGACATGGTCATCCTCTGGAATGCAATATCCCGCCACTGGTTGACAATATCCAGCCCGCGGTTCAAAAGACTCTTGATCATTATCCCGGCGCACCGACTCAGGATATTATTCGTTTTGCCATCGAAGAAAATGTCTGGCAAGGTATCCGTGAATTGTTTATGCGTAGTCCTTCTACCCGGGATCTGGTCAAAAATGGTCAGGCGAAAGTTGTTGGCGCCATTTACAATGTTGGCACCGGCAAAGTAAAATGGTTGCCCGAGGATAAAACGTTTTCCCTTCTCAGAGACGTTGAGCAAGATCCAGAAAAAACAAAAGCGATAGCTGCGCATTAAACTGTTGACAGTCGGTCGTGAAGTTGATAAAAACACCGTCACGTTTGGGCGAATAGCTCAGCTGGGAGAGCATCGGTCTTACACACCGAGGGTCACAGGTTCGAGCCCTGTTTCGCCCACCAGACATCCGCGGGAGCCGAGAGTATCGGCTCCCGTTTTTGTTTGTCCCGCCGCTTGAATCAGAGGAAATACATGGCCCGTCTTTATTGCTCCAACTGTGGTACTCCGTTAGCGCGTCGTGCGACGGTGTGTCTGGCGTGTGAAACGCCGGTTACCGGTGATCAAGCCGTTTTGCCTGCAGATGAGTCCAAGTCTTTGTTGCTGAAATGTGCCATTGCCTGTGTCGCGTTAAGCTGTCTGGGGTTTGTCGTTGTCCTCGGTGTGACGTCATTGTTTCAAGATGGAGGGCTGGTCGTCGGAGGGGTATTTCTGACCGCTATCCTGTTTTCCGTTCGCTGGGTAAACAAGCTGGAGAAAACTTCCTGTATTGATGACAGAGAGTGATCAGGATTTTTTATTAAGAAAAAATTGTCCAACCGGCCAGATAGCGATCAAAACGAACAGGGTGCCAAAGGTGACTTTGTTAAACCAGCAGAACGTCGTAATGGTCATGGCAAGCAGGACAATAATATAAAGCGTAAGAGACCACTTTTTTTTAGAAGGTGTGTCCATTTATTGCTCCTTGATCCAGCGTTGAACATAGGCCAGATTTTTTTGGCTCATTTCCAGATCCGGAGCCAGTTCCAAGGCCTGGTTGAGAAGTGACAACGTATGTTCCTGATGGCGCTTCTGTTCTTCGCTAAGGCCTGCTTTTTGAGCCAGAATGGCTTTTTCAAAGACCACTTTCGCAAGATTGTTGTACGCTAGAGCGGCTTGATCTTCCCAGGATTCTCCCATCACAATGGTCTCGCGAGTTTTTTTGATCTTCTCCAGACCGATGGTCGTTTCCTCCCATGCCTTATCGTAATTTTTCTCACGTAAATAGATGTAACCCAGATTGATATGGGCTTCCGCGAGAGAAGGGTTCTCTTTTAACGCGTCATAAAAAAGTTTTTTGGCCAGTTCCAGTTGATTGTCTCTTTGCGCTTCGATCCCTTTGTTGAACGCGTTTTCTCCGGGACGACTGCAGCCACAAAGCATTGTGATGGCGATGAGAAGAAGAAACAGTACCGAATAGGAACGCGACATTTTCATGGAAAGACCCTTTGTGGACAGTTAAAAATTGAATTCCAGTGTTTGTTGCGGGGCGTCAGACAGATTTTTTCCGCGTTGTTTGACCAACGCGTCGATCTGTTTTTTCAGCTCGAGAAGTTGTGATTCAATGCGCTGCTTTTCGTCATCATCATTGAACCCCAATTCGTAAGCCAGTTCTATTTTGCGCATCACCTGATCAATCGATTTCTGCAGTGCTGTTCCTGGAGATGTTTTGCGGGTTTGGCGAGAAACTTTGCGGACTTCGCCTCGCGTCAGGCCGCGTTCCTTGTATTTATCGTACAAAGAAAGCATGGTGTGCTTTTTTCTCTTTTTAGCGACTTCGACCAGAATGCCACGCGGCACCAGGTTGTTGCTGCGGCAATCATTTTTGATTTCATCAGGAAGACGGTTGAGAGAGAGAATTTCACTGATGGTTGATTTGGCTTTGCCAAGCTTCTGTGGAAGATCTTTTTGCCGACAGATATTATCATCGAGCAGCCGCTGAATGGCTTCAGCTTCTTCGATCGGAGAAAGATTCTCCCTGACGATGTTTTCAATTAAGGCCACTTCAAGACTGGCCTGCTTTTTATAAATTGCTGGAATGTGTGTTAATCCGGCAAGTTTAGATGCCCTGAACCGTCTTTCACCGGAAATCAGCCGATGTTGTCCACTGTCAGTCAGGGTAAAGAGAACCGGTTGCAATACGCCGTGTTGACAGATGGTTTCTTTGAGTTCTTCCAGCGCTTTCTCGTCAAAATGTTTACGCGGTTGATCCGGGTCGGGACTTAACAGCGACAGGTCGAGTTCATAAAGCTGGTCCTCAATGTAATCCGTATGATTCATCATTTGATTTTCCGTAACGGTCAAAAAAGAGCTGAATGCATCATCATGATGTAGGTGCCGACAAGAATCTGGCAGATGCTGTGTGCCACTATACAGCAGCGCAGATTCTTCTGCCACATCAACAATAAACTCATGATCAGCGACACGCCTCCCAGAACAAGACCGTACCGAAAAGCCAGCCCGGAGAGAATCGTGACCCCAACAACTGAAAACAGTTGAAATGTCCCTAGAGGAACAGATCGAAAGTCAGCTGAAATAAAATAGCGCAACATGAAAGAACGCCAGAACAATTCGTTCATTATAGGGAAGACAAAGACAAAACCTGCCAACGCAATCCCCTGTAAAAGAAGAGACACCGGCACAGGATAGGTCGAGGCAGTCGGCTGGACTAAATGGATCAGATTCTCGTGCACGGCGACAGGCCACAAAGAAAATGACAGTGTGCCAGCAAGTAAGGCATAAAAGTACTGTCTCGCAGTTATCTTTTGTGTGAGTTCAGCCTGAAAATGCCGACGCCACATTAGGATGAGGCCGGCGCAGATGAGCACACGTGCACAATAGAGATGGTCATGCCAATGGGGGAGAAATTCTTCAGCTTGCGCCAGCGCCAGATAAAGAAGGAAGGGCAGGACGTAAGGAAACCAGTTTGAACGATAAAATGCAGCCATAGCGATTGGATATCAGAATCTTTTTTTTGTGAGTATAGGTTTTGAATGCCTTGTTCCAAAATGTGGCATTCTCTACAGAAACAAAAACATGTATAACTGCAGAAATTTGACACAGTTTTACTGTGCCATCCGCCAATCGGTCAAGGGGAATCGGTAATAAAATCCCTATTGTATCCTTAAAAGCTTCTGTTAGTATTGTGAGCTGTCATGACGGCTTTGGATATTACTTGCGTGGTAGGTGATTTTCGTGGATATGTTTGAAATTGTTGATGAGAATGATGACGTTGTTGGCCTGAAACCACGAAACGTATGTCATGGAAATCCTGAGTTTGTTCATCGTGTTGCGCATGTGCTGCTGTTTAATAGCCGTGGCGAACTTTTGTTGCAAAAGCGTTCACCGACCAAAGATGTACAACCGGGAAAATGGGATACCAGTGTTGGTGGGCATGTTGATCCAGGTGAAGATTATCTTCAGGCCGCTTATCGTGAGATGAAAGAGGAGGTTGGTGTCAGCGATGTGACCTTAACCCCTTTGTATCCATCCAAAATACGAAATGACTTTGAATCGGAAAATGTCATGACGTATCTAGTGGTTTATGATGGTGAAATCTGCTTTAATCGAGCTGAAATTGACGCAGTCAAATTCTGGTCGGTACAAGAAATTCAGTTCGCACTGGGCTCGGGTGTTTTTACGCCGAATTTCGAGGAAGAATGGCAGTTGTGGTTAGGGTATTCTCAAGCGGACTCAAAGGGCTGATTGCTTAAATTGGTGGCAGCGATCTTGGGTTTGTGAGTAAAAAGTGTGCACTGCTGACTTGGATATGAACAAAGAAGAAACAATTAATTTTAAATACTTTGTAATGCCTTGATTTTTCGTTGTAAAAATAGTTGTTTGAATTTTGCTGTTTGTGGCAAGGGTTTTGCTTGAATTGCAAGTGCGCCACGATTGATTTCATAAATCTTCTTGCCGCCTGGATCGGGAAGAAGACTTTTACACGGAGGACAGACATCAATGAAAAAAGTGGAAGCTATTATCAAACCGTTCAAGCTTGATGAAGTTAAAGAAGCTTTGAGCGAGATCGGAATTCAGGGAATTACCGTCAGTGAGGTGAAGGGTTTCGGCCGCCAAAAAGGCCATACCGAGCTGTACCGTGGTGCTGAATATGTTGTTGACTTCATCCCTAAAATCAAGATGGAGATCATTGTTTCCGACGATATTGTCGCCAAAGTTATTGAGCAGATCGCTGAAGCCGCCAAAACCGGGCGTATCGGTGATGGTAAAATCTTTGTGACACCGGTTGAGGAAGTCGTTCGTATCCGTACCGGTGAAACAGGTGATGATGCGTTATAAGCAATATTTATTGTTAATGCAAAGGTTCCGTATCTTTCAACCGCAAAGGAGAACAAGTTGATGACCCCAAAAGAAGTCGTGCAGTTTGCTAAAGAAAACAATGTGAAGATGGTTGACTACAAATTCCTCGATTTTGTCGGTATCTGGCAGCATTTCAGTACCCCGATCAGCGAGTTTGATGAGGATACATTTGAAGACGGGATTGGTTTCGATGGTTCTTCAATCCGTGGTTGGCAGCCGATTCACAACAGCGACATGCTGCTGATTCCTGTTCCTGAAACTGCCAAAATTGATCCTTTCATTGAAGCTCCGACTTTGAGCCTCATCTGCAACGTTATTGACCCGATCACCCGCGAAGGTTATACCCGCGACCCTCGCTTCATCGCCAGCAAAGCAGAAGCTTACCTGAAGTCTACCGGCATTGGTGATACCGCTTTCTTCGGTCCTGAGCCTGAATTCTTCATTTTTGACGATGTTCGTTTTGAGTCTAGCTGCAACCAGTCTTTCTACGCTGTTGACTCTATTGAAGGTCGCTGGAACAGTGGTCGCGATGAGTACCCCAACCTGGGTTACAAGCCTCGCCACAAAGAAGGTTACTTCCCTTGTGCACCGACCGACTCCATGGTTGACCTGCGCAACGAAATGGTTGAAGTTCTGCAAAGTGTTGGCATGCGCATCGAAGCTTCTCACCATGAGGTTGCTTCCGGTGGCCAGTGCGAAATCGACATGCGTTTCGATTCTCTGATGAACATGGCTGACACCCTGCAATGGTTCAAGTACATCATTAAGAACGTTGCTGTACGTAATGGTAAAACCGTTACTTTCATGCCTAAGCCGATTTATGGTGATAAC
This is a stretch of genomic DNA from uncultured Desulfuromonas sp.. It encodes these proteins:
- a CDS encoding CAAX prenyl protease-related protein — translated: MAAFYRSNWFPYVLPFLLYLALAQAEEFLPHWHDHLYCARVLICAGLILMWRRHFQAELTQKITARQYFYALLAGTLSFSLWPVAVHENLIHLVQPTASTYPVPVSLLLQGIALAGFVFVFPIMNELFWRSFMLRYFISADFRSVPLGTFQLFSVVGVTILSGLAFRYGLVLGGVSLIMSLLLMWQKNLRCCIVAHSICQILVGTYIMMMHSALF
- a CDS encoding carbonic anhydrase; the protein is MNVGLSVSRYLLSVMLSSVLCVSVCWASGHEEPSVGHASSAEAVAKGKPSPDEAIKLLQQGNKRFVTGESRHPHMDSARIIQAGREDQGDHAYATVITCSDSRVPVELIFDAGIMDIFVIRVAGNVVDVDEAGSIEYGLSHVNTPVLVVLGHTQCGAVTAVTAAMTGHGHPLECNIPPLVDNIQPAVQKTLDHYPGAPTQDIIRFAIEENVWQGIRELFMRSPSTRDLVKNGQAKVVGAIYNVGTGKVKWLPEDKTFSLLRDVEQDPEKTKAIAAH
- a CDS encoding tetratricopeptide repeat protein; translated protein: MKMSRSYSVLFLLLIAITMLCGCSRPGENAFNKGIEAQRDNQLELAKKLFYDALKENPSLAEAHINLGYIYLREKNYDKAWEETTIGLEKIKKTRETIVMGESWEDQAALAYNNLAKVVFEKAILAQKAGLSEEQKRHQEHTLSLLNQALELAPDLEMSQKNLAYVQRWIKEQ
- a CDS encoding P-II family nitrogen regulator, with protein sequence MKKVEAIIKPFKLDEVKEALSEIGIQGITVSEVKGFGRQKGHTELYRGAEYVVDFIPKIKMEIIVSDDIVAKVIEQIAEAAKTGRIGDGKIFVTPVEEVVRIRTGETGDDAL
- the glnA gene encoding type I glutamate--ammonia ligase → MTPKEVVQFAKENNVKMVDYKFLDFVGIWQHFSTPISEFDEDTFEDGIGFDGSSIRGWQPIHNSDMLLIPVPETAKIDPFIEAPTLSLICNVIDPITREGYTRDPRFIASKAEAYLKSTGIGDTAFFGPEPEFFIFDDVRFESSCNQSFYAVDSIEGRWNSGRDEYPNLGYKPRHKEGYFPCAPTDSMVDLRNEMVEVLQSVGMRIEASHHEVASGGQCEIDMRFDSLMNMADTLQWFKYIIKNVAVRNGKTVTFMPKPIYGDNGSGMHCHQSIWKDGVNMFAGDGYGGLSKMAMYYIGGIMKHAKALCAFTNPSTNSYKRLVPGFEAPVNLAYSNRNRSASLRIPCTNAPAAKRVEYRTPDPSCNGYLAFSAMLMAGLDGIENKIDPGQPLDKDIYGLSPEELKDIPSVAGSLEEALKALQEDHEFLLKGDVFTQDVIDKWIEYKTEAEVNPVRMRPVPEEFNLYYDI
- a CDS encoding NUDIX domain-containing protein — encoded protein: MFEIVDENDDVVGLKPRNVCHGNPEFVHRVAHVLLFNSRGELLLQKRSPTKDVQPGKWDTSVGGHVDPGEDYLQAAYREMKEEVGVSDVTLTPLYPSKIRNDFESENVMTYLVVYDGEICFNRAEIDAVKFWSVQEIQFALGSGVFTPNFEEEWQLWLGYSQADSKG
- a CDS encoding ParB/RepB/Spo0J family partition protein, whose protein sequence is MMNHTDYIEDQLYELDLSLLSPDPDQPRKHFDEKALEELKETICQHGVLQPVLFTLTDSGQHRLISGERRFRASKLAGLTHIPAIYKKQASLEVALIENIVRENLSPIEEAEAIQRLLDDNICRQKDLPQKLGKAKSTISEILSLNRLPDEIKNDCRSNNLVPRGILVEVAKKRKKHTMLSLYDKYKERGLTRGEVRKVSRQTRKTSPGTALQKSIDQVMRKIELAYELGFNDDDEKQRIESQLLELKKQIDALVKQRGKNLSDAPQQTLEFNF